The Vairimorpha necatrix chromosome 11, complete sequence genome window below encodes:
- a CDS encoding putative SP-containing membrane protein has translation MIILLNLIKCTQNVVSQEIKDSSLPVLYIMNRAYPIGLVSMFILHTGYEIVTKRNKYKSTKDIVIISTLAYCRTATAIGGVLCIANLASYILK, from the coding sequence ATGATAATCTTATTAAATCTGATAAAGTGTACTCAAAATGTTGTTAGtcaagaaataaaagataGTAGCTTGCCAGTGTTGTACATTATGAACCGAGCATACCCAATCGGTCTAGTTTCAATGTTTATACTCCATACCGGGTATGAAATCGtaacaaaaagaaataaatataaaagcaCTAAAGATATTGTGATAATATCTACATTAGCATATTGTCGTACTGCAACCGCAATTGGAGGAGTTCTTTGCATTGCCAATTTAGCAAGctacatattaaaataa
- a CDS encoding putative SP-containing protein, giving the protein MILLHCLLVFTLTNLDLLNKCKIFNIKDNECINSSFIPSSEYKAFMNRQNLQLKEDNCNKTKCVVVNGNENMNPQTIIMTTTVQQGNAQPAPPINTQPAAPTNTQITNAQQSAINTLTYTSTMTSTVIINVPKQTVTNKEPTDKKEKKDKTECEGGKECNEEKNKCKCKESKEEKDDEDGVSKKDTDSSDRDDHPKGKIKKPKSKNDEGITTVIREIPTTVTVEVPLTLYREHTTTSISKVPIVNYSLTTFTERDTITETFFKTSTVTSEVLKTSTYTTEILKTTTIGSAPSIGLENVVSVFKPSLSETQPSEKTSTIYRPSSTTPDKKEDNVSTVYVPSTETVEKEKISTVYITKEPVPETASKKTSEPAKEPVSTVFITKEPETASKKTSEPVKEPVSTVFITKEPIKVSTVFITKEPEKASTVFMNKEPEKVSTVYMNKEPEKVSTVFLVPNEDKVSTVYLQPSQETPNPLLIPHTTSVPPPKPKEDCDEDIIPLIKELLKSSTLRRPETHRNKKSKQKIFKKTISKKKKRKCVPKKVCKVKSCPPEEYDKLCEDSF; this is encoded by the exons ATGATACTTTTACACTGCCTACTTGTCTTTACTCTTACCAATCTAGATCTACTTaacaaatgtaaaatttttaatattaaagataatGAATGTATAAATTCATCATTTATACCTAGTTCGGAGTATAAAGCATTTATGAATAGGCAGAATTTGCAACTAAAAGAAGATAACTGCAACAAAACTAAATGTGTAGTGGTAAATGGAAATGAAAACATGAACCCGCAGACAATTATAATGACTACTACAGTGCAACAAGGAAATGCACAGCCCGCGCCGCCGATAAATACTCAACCTGCGGCGCCAACGAACACACAAATAACTAATGCTCAACAATCTGCTATTAATACACTGACATACACTAGTACCATGACCAGTACAGTAATAATAAATGTGCCTAAACAAACAGTAACCAATAAAGAACCTACagataaaaaagagaagaaaGATAAAACGGAATGTGAAGGAGGTAAGGAATGTAATGAAGAGAAAAACAAATGCAAATGTAAGGAATCTAAAG AGGAAAAAGATGATGAAGACGGtgtatcaaaaaaagatacagACTCTTCAGATCGTGATGATCATCCAAAaggtaaaataaaaaaaccaaaatcaaaaaatgaCGAAGGTATCACAACAGTCATAAGAGAAATACCTACCACTGTAACAGTAGAAGTGCCTCTTACTCTTTATAGGGAACATACTACTACTTCTATTTCTAAAGTGCCAATTGTTAATTATTCATTAACAACTTTTACAGAACGAGATACAATTACtgaaacattttttaaaacatcaaCTGTAACTTCAGAAGTTTTAAAGACATCGACTTATACTAccgaaatattaaaaacaactACCATAGGATCTGCACCTAGTATAGGACTAGAAAACGTAGTAAGTGTTTTTAAACCTAGTCTATCAGAAACTCAGCCAAGCGAAAAGACCAGTACAATTTACAGACCATCATCAACAACACcagataaaaaagaagacaaTGTCAGTACAGTATATGTACCATCGACCGAAACAGTAGAAAAGGAGAAGATTAGTACAGtttatataacaaaagAACCAGTCCCAGAAACAGCTAGTAAAAAGACAAGTGAACCGGCAAAAGAACCTGTCAGCACAGTGTTCATAACTAAAGAACCAGAAACAGCAAGCAAAAAGACAAGTGAACCTGTTAAAGAACCAGTAAGCACAGTGTTCATAACAAAAGAACCAATAAAAGTTAGCACAGTGTTCATAACTAAAGAACCAGAAAAAGCTAGCACGGTGTTTATGAATAAAGAACCCGAGAAAGTCAGTACAGTGTATATGAATAAAGAACCAGAGAAAGTCAGTACAGTATTTTTAGTACCAAACGAAGATAAGGTCAGCACAGTTTATTTGCAGCCAAGTCAAGAAACACCAAATCCGCTTCTTATTCCTCATACAACATCTGTTCCACCTCCCAAGCCCAAGGAAGATTGCGACGAAGACATTATACCTTTAATCaaagaattattaaaaagcaGTACACTACGTAGACCAGAGACTcatagaaataaaaaaagtaagcaaaaaatatttaaaaaaacaatatcaaaaaagaaaaaaagaaaatgtgTCCCGAAAAAAGTTTGTAAAGTTAAAAGCTGTCCTCCTGAAGAATATGATAAGTTGTGTGAAGATAgtttttga
- a CDS encoding elongin-C (ELOC), translating to MTNSKPDRVKLISSDGQEFTIKKEIAVFSKTLNMLFNSSSNYIESEAEAICLPIHSKCMRRIVEFLEYKASDKNVDEFVITDEETVDLLDAAAYLRI from the coding sequence ATGACTAACAGTAAACCGGACAGAGTTAAATTAATATCCTCAGATGGACAAGAATTTACAATTAAGAAAGAAATAGCagtattttctaaaacacTGAACATGTTGTTTAATTCCAGTTCTAATTATATTGAAAGTGAAGCCGAGGCCATTTGTTTACCAATACACAGTAAATGTATGAGAAGAATAGtagaatttttagaatataaaGCGAGTGATAAAAATGTGGATGAGTTTGTAATTACAGATGAGGAGACAGTGGATTTGTTAGATGCTGCGGCATATCtgagaatataa
- a CDS encoding E3 ubiquitin-protein ligase RMD5 has protein sequence MTDFDFENLRSQTNALLEELKHSKNQEVLKEKITSLWKNIPSENIQKENEIKTYKYSEETTLYMIIYHLFSTNNEDVVNTFSNEYHAKFRKFILFCINNYKEFVCYTNKFKEDDFNMQNFVNQLGISDDLIFYYNIYLFLTNCDTSSCIKNLRLTINKISSSYLSELKEYLKCLVFPKYLECKKQKVKLKLEYIFKKEFCKLRDFINGDFLPIVFKQGSYGYKLLQENKFMLNNFEDNVMPIEIPIINTRQFHSLFVCPVIKEVCCDENNPVLLECNHVISSSAANILSKYGSMNVFKCPYCPEMSGYEKMIKLNLYD, from the coding sequence ATGACAGACTTCGACTTCGAGAATCTGAGATCTCAGACTAACGCACTCTTGGAAGAACTAAAACATTCTAAAAACCAAgaagttttaaaagaaaaaataacatcACTTTGGAAAAACATTCCTTCagaaaatatacaaaaagaaaatgaaataaaaacatacaaATATTCAGAGGAAACAACTCTGTACATGATTATCTATCATCTTTTTTCTACAAATAATGAAGATGTTGTCAATACATTTTCTAATGAATATCATGCAAAATTCAGgaaatttatacttttttgcataaataattataaggaatttgtttgttacACAAACAAATTCAAAGAAGACGACTTCAACATGCAAAATTTCGTCAATCAACTTGGCATATCAGACgacttaattttttactacaACATCTACCTCTTCTTAACAAATTGTGACACATCTTCATGTATCAAAAATCTCCGTCTAACTATCAACAagatttcttcttcttatTTGTCTGAACTcaaagaatatttaaaatgtctTGTCTTTCCTAAATATTTGGAATGTAAAAAACAGAAAGTCAAATTGAAACTAgaatacatttttaaaaaggaattttgtaaattacgagattttataaatggcGATTTTTTGCCTATAGTTTTTAAACAAGGAAGTTATGGTTATAAACTTTTACAAgagaataaatttatgctTAATAATTTCGAAGATAATGTTATGCCTATAGAAATACCAATAATAAATACGAGACAGTTTCATTCACTTTTCGTGTGTCCTGTTATTAAAGAAGTTTGTTGTGATGAAAATAATCCAGTTTTATTGGAGTGTAATCATGTGATATCTTCTAGTGCGGCTAATATTTTGAGCAAGTATGGGTCTATGAATGTATTTAAATGTCCTTATTGTCCAGAAATGAGCGGGTATGAGAAGATGATTAAACTTAATCTTTATGATTAA
- a CDS encoding TATA-box-binding protein, which produces MERNFLDYENLGESSVENRSGIIPVLQNVVATVNLNCKLDLKNIALRARNAEYNPKRFAAVIMRIREPKTTALIFASGKVVITGAKSEKQSKLAAQRYSKIINKLGFNADFNDFKIQNIVSSCDTKFSIRLEGLAYAHSNYCSYEPELFPGLIYRMVKPKIVLLIFVSGKIVLTGAKVRDDIYQAFENIYPVLTQYKKG; this is translated from the coding sequence ATGGAAAGGAATTTTCTAgattatgaaaatttagGAGAAAGTTCTGTAGAAAACAGGTCAGGGATAATCCCAGTCTTACAAAATGTGGTAGCCACAGTAAATCTGAATTGTAAACTAgatcttaaaaatatagcCCTTAGGGCTCGTAATGCGGAATACAATCCCAAGAGATTTGCTGCTGTCATTATGAGGATAAGGGAGCCCAAGACCACTGCTCTGATTTTCGCCTCAGGGAAGGTTGTCATTACAGGCGCCAAGTCTGAGAAGCAGAGTAAGCTTGCGGCCCAGAGATATTCtaagattataaataaattggGATTTAATGCAGATTTCAATGATTTTAAGATTCAGAATATTGTGTCGAGTTGTGATACTAAGTTCAGTATAAGACTTGAAGGGTTGGCTTATGCCCACTCTAATTATTGCTCGTATGAGCCTGAGTTATTCCCGGGGTTGATTTATAGGATGGTGAAGCCTAAGATCgtattattgatttttgtAAGTGGGAAGATTGTTCTGACAGGAGCTAAAGTCAGGGATGATATTTATCAAGCATTTGAGAATATTTACCCAGTACTGacacaatataaaaaagggtaa
- a CDS encoding NA+/H+ ANTIPORTER — protein MSSFYLQITVLSSFVLVFTLVSKYTKDKLHLPESFISLIFGILVGKNFLYILKVNPYGLFSISRMILCLQTMNVALSLPMRYVFLNYKSLLVLVILVGFIKCIFTFLLLHFFRSLSVLQCWQLASALTPTDPILCSSIIKSRLKIPNRLRLLLLAESGINDGLGIILLSIPNNTSISRFLYNILYHKILLSTTCGIILGMTAKTFFKFCYRKSLVGMDSFIIHTFLLVLVSIGIMEILEGSEFICIFMCGIQFSSDEFISIEYDRNMQETVDLLVSTTFFVIFGSTLDLQFTVKELLISLIIICIRRPVICYVLRKCIENIRSKKEALFIGWFGPIGVGAIYYSMMVDIDYHNGLYYYASKIVLLSVCVHGVSILLYRIFKKLYILIL, from the coding sequence atgtcaTCTTTCTACTTACAAATAACTGTCCTCTCTTCCTTCGTCTTAGTCTTCACTCTAGTCTCAAAATACACCAAAGATAAACTTCACCTCCCGGAATCTttcatttctttaatattcgGCATACTAGTAggcaaaaattttttatacattttgAAAGTAAACCCATACGGTCTTTTTTCAATCTCAAGGATGATTCTCTGTCTTCAGACGATGAATGTAGCACTTTCTTTACCAATGCGCTACGTATttcttaattataaatctcTACTAGTACTAGTCATACTAGTAGGGTTTATAAAATGCATTTTCACATTTCTATTATTACATTTCTTTAGATCTCTGAGTGTTTTACAATGCTGGCAACTCGCTTCTGCCTTGACTCCTACTGATCCTATCTTGTGTTCtagtattataaaaagcAGATTGAAAATACCAAATAGGTTGAGACTTCTACTACTAGCGGAAAGTGGTATAAATGATGGATTAGGTATTATATTACTAAGTATACCTAATAATACGAGTATTAGTagatttctttataatattttatatcataaaatattattatctaCCACTTGTGGTATTATATTAGGTATGACTGCCAAGACATTCTTCAAGTTTTGTTATAGGAAGTCTTTAGTAGGCATggattcttttataatccACACATTCTTACTAGTATTAGTCTCTATAGGCATCATGGAGATACTAGAAGGTTCAGAGTTTATTTGTATCTTCATGTGTGGGATACAGTTCTCATCTGACGAGTTTATATCAATAGAATATGATAGAAATATGCAGGAGACAGTAGATCTACTAGTGTCTACCACTTTCTTCGTTATATTTGGTAGTACACTAGATTTACAATTTACCGTTAAGGAGTTATTAATTagtttaataataatttgtaTAAGAAGACCAGTAATATGCTATGTATTAAGGAAGTGTATAGAGAATATTAGGAGTAAGAAAGAAGCTTTATTTATAGGCTGGTTTGGTCCTATAGGTGTGGGGGCGATATATTACAGTATGATGGTAGATATAGATTATCATAATGGACTGTATTATTACGCGAGTAAGATCGTCTTACTGAGTGTGTGTGTCCACGGAGTGAgcattttattatacagaatatttaagaaactGTACATACTAATACTATAG
- a CDS encoding zinc finger protein ZPR1, which translates to MSCSDYNDLILQNSQSTDTLCLSCKQSASIKYIKITDVHPEIVLVVFECKTCNIKNTSIFNEKSNTKRLVITCFFKNKDDLKREVNLNMNTQLFLEYKSVKYEHESSLPIVISVEGIIDQALDALQNNTVFGDRGEMMKIMEILKGIKDEPKFYMRIEDKDGSSRVGLRDRGIYEMQNCPIEEFNDSFVTHEYLQ; encoded by the coding sequence ATGTCTTGTTCTGATTATAACGATCtcattttacaaaattctCAATCTACAGACACACTTTGTTTGTCTTGCAAACAAAGTGCATCTATAAAATACATCAAAATCACTGATGTCCACCCAGAAATAGTTCTTGTAGTCTTCGAATGCAAGACttgtaatattaaaaataccaGTATTTTCAATGAGAAATCTAATACTAAAAGGCTTGTTATtacatgtttttttaaaaataaagatgatttaaaaagagaagTAAATCTGAATATGAATACGCAGTTGTTTTTAGAATACAAAAGTGTTAAATATGAGCATGAGAGTTCCTTGCCTATTGTGATTAGTGTAGAAGGAATTATTGATCAAGCACTTGATGCGCTACAGAATAATACTGTGTTTGGAGATAGAGGAGAAATGATGAAGATTAtggaaatattaaaaggaATTAAAGATGAGCCGAAGTTTTATATGAGAATAGAAGATAAAGATGGAAGTAGTAGAGTTGGATTGAGAGATAGAGGAATTTATGAGATGCAGAATTGTCCTATAGAAGAATTTAATGATTCATTTGTAACACACGAgtatttacaataa
- a CDS encoding WD40 repeat domain-containing protein, translating to MKTHFTPKKKDLNIINSLNTLIYDYLLKMKFDKTAQVFITEAYIGEKVANELPPALFEWYLAFHEISNIRCGITNNSGDVARIEGIMLKLENEKKRYQHMGRLDGYYGKQEGNDVYGYNAQYYGTSPRMNRTRYEDVNYKVAYGKYSSDESQYSKYSSDDLTYGKFDPQYLTNEEYKSRPHKEYIRNQDITRNDNTRNEEYISKSRDITRNQDFTRKEDYNQEYKDYNQDYNQDYIRNVVRNKDKVKNEYLFKNDDSISPNVFDPLLSNDDFIIKTISSLRLSDREVITSCVSRDHKRLFNVYNNKTIGSFNYVLFKNECIVETNGKQITMMKIKDTPDFIWIVATFDTNELMVIRYLINDLKFEMAGYLRDHKNKISCFDISEYIVSLDIKGNLKRWNFKGQIEKEEKYGEFINSLYIYNESKYILSDSTRTYLYDHNEHKEISEISKGYLLNLKYYDGLFIFVFTDKVLICDKSLNKIKNLLIPDIKGATVVEGKILVVTSQVLWYESPVRLSKCSILDKDEIINIESINNYKAGHFLILTKKGELKILSKS from the coding sequence atgAAGACTCATTTTACTCCTAAAAAGAAAGATCTTAACATTATTAATTCATTAAATACTCTAATTTATGAttatttgttaaaaatgaaatttgaCAAGACAGCTCAAGTTTTTATTACTGAAGCTTATATTGGCGAGAAAGTTGCCAATGAATTACCTCCTGCTTTATTTGAGTGGTATTTAGCTTTCCATGAGATTAGTAATATAAGATGTGGAATAACAAATAATTCGGGAGATGTGGCCCGGATAGAAGGAATAATGTTGAAACTTGAGAATGAAAAGAAGAGGTATCAGCATATGGGTAGACTTGATGGATATTATGGGAAACAAGAAGGGAATGATGTGTATGGATATAATGCTCAGTATTATGGGACAAGTCCTAGGATGAATAGGACTAGATATGAGGATGTGAATTATAAAGTGGCTTATGGTAAATATAGTAGTGATGAGTCACAGTATTCTAAATATAGTAGTGATGACTTAACATATGGTAAATTTGATCCACAATATTTAACTAATgaagaatataaatcaaGGCCTCATAAAGAGTATATAAGGAATCAAGATATTACGAGAAATGATAATACGAGGAATGAGGAATATATTTCTAAGTCAAGGGACATTACAAGAAATCAAGACTTTACAAGGAAAGAAGATTACAATCAAGAATACAAAGATTACAATCAAGATTACAATCAAGATTACATTAGAAATGTCGtaagaaataaagataaggtaaaaaatgaatacttatttaaaaatgatgaCTCAATCTCCCCAAATGTCTTTGACCCCCTGCTCTCTAATGATGACTTCATAATTAAGACTATTAGTTCCTTAAGATTATCTGACAGAGAAGTCATCACTTCTTGTGTCTCAAGAGATCataaaagattatttaATGTTTACAATAATAAGACCATAGGCTCTTTTAATTATGTCTTGTTTAAGAATGAGTGTATAGTAGAAACAAATGGTAAACAAATTACAATGATGAAGATTAAAGACACCCCTGATTTTATATGGATAGTCGCCACATTTGATACTAATGAATTAATGGTCATaagatatttaattaatgatCTCAAGTTCGAGATGGCCGGGTATTTAAGAGaccataaaaataagatatcTTGTTTTGATATTAGTGAATATATTGTCAGTCTAGATATTAAaggaaatttaaaaagatggAATTTTAAAGGGCAAATTGAGAAAGAAGAGAAATATGgtgaatttataaattcattatatatttataatgagagtaaatatatattatcaGATAGTACTAGGACTTATTTATATGATCATAATGaacataaagaaatatcaGAAATATCTAAAGGATATTTACTTAAtcttaaatattatgatggattatttatatttgtatttacaGATAAAGTCCTTATATGTGATAAGTCATTAAATAAGattaagaatttattaattcctGATATAAAGGGGGCTACAGTAGTAGAAGGGAAGATACTAGTAGTGACGTCACAAGTACTGTGGTATGAGTCACCAGTGAGATTAAGTAAGTGTAGTATTTTAGATAAAGATgagataataaatatagagagtataaataattataaggCGGGTCATTTCTTAATATTGACAAAGAAGGGAGAATTAAAGATACTTAGTAAATCTTAA
- a CDS encoding regulator of chromosome condensation has protein sequence MPVYVFGSNATAQLGLGEHEDSTHIPKLLDFFNNKKVIKIHCGTIHTLALTDSALYSWGCNDEYALGREGDESIPLEVEIPYPVIDISCGASISVCLTSNHYIYVWGTFRDFNGVFGLDENTKIQKKPKKIKINFTNFKTTNVHCGANFIMLLNNDKSVWTFGSNEFNELGRRTSERFKESSLFPNQIFNLRNKTQNYKIKKIRSGMHHGMAINENNEVYTWGSNIYGQLGIGHDKITKMKHLIDLEDVEDCTGGEHHSLFLCKDKLYGSGKNDEGQLGLKNKKKCFEPEFIMENVSKVRSYQNFSIVQVGNDLYSFGMTFNGATGYEDIEIFEPKKIPFEFGEIEDFSVGSNFTIVITK, from the coding sequence ATGCCGGTCTATGTCTTTGGTTCAAATGCTACTGCTCAATTAGGCCTGGGAGAACACGAAGATTCTACACACATCCCTAAACTTCTcgatttctttaataataaaaaagtcaTAAAAATCCACTGTGGCACAATCCACACTCTCGCTCTCACTGACTCCGCCCTTTACTCATGGGGATGTAATGACGAATACGCTCTAGGAAGAGAAGGAGACGAATCTATCCCACTAGAAGTAGAAATCCCTTACCCTGTCATTGACATCTCTTGTGGTGCATCAATCTCTGTCTGTTTAACTTCTaatcattatatttatgtcTGGGGAACATTCAGGGATTTCAATGGTGTCTTCGGATTAGACGAAAACACGaagatacaaaaaaaaccaaaaaagataaaaataaatttcacGAATTTTAAGACTACAAATGTCCACTGTGGTGCTAATTTCATCATGTTACTAAATAATGACAAATCTGTATGGACATTCGGATCAAATGAGTTTAATGAACTTGGTAGACGAACAAGTGAAAGATTTAAAGAGTCATCATTATTCCCAAATCAGATTTTTAATCTGAGAAATAAGACAcagaattataaaataaagaaaataagaagTGGAATGCATCATGGGATGGCTATTAATGAGAATAATGAAGTATACACATGGGgatcaaatatttatggTCAATTGGGAATAGGACatgataaaattacaaaaatgaAACATTTAATAGATCTGGAAGATGTAGAAGATTGTACAGGAGGAGAACACCACtccttatttttatgtaaagaTAAATTGTATGGTAGTGGGAAAAATGATGAAGGGCAACTTGGTCtgaaaaataagaagaaaTGTTTTGAGCCTGAATTTATAATGGAAAATGTAAGTAAAGTAAGATCATATCAGAATTTTAGTATAGTACAAGTGGGGAATGATTTGTATAGTTTTGGGATGACATTTAATGGGGCTACAGGGTATGAAgatatagaaatatttgagCCCAAGAAAATACCCTTTGAATTTGGCGAAATAGAAGATTTCTCAGTGGGGAGTAATTTCACAATAGTAATAACCAAATAA
- a CDS encoding methionine-tRNA ligase (MARS2) produces the protein MILKYSEDSLDIIFALQILKPDLICESTKLDTITYKLDTITTNKLDTITTTKLDNITNMDIIINTVLETQSSYMKDIKRIRNTLESKLDNEFLSLISLYNIIKDLIIRPNLKNIKYIQEMIEKYKIEYILFNILNIQVGEIMSIEEVEGSNKLYKERVRFLEDDKIIVSGLRDQYKKEDLIGKKEDLIGKKEDFIGKKEDLIGKKCLFITNIKKSKIMGHESHGMILCGKNEDTVRVLSVEDAVHSGTRVNLKKNEMFKNIPVGMIDLKKKFYKDLIEKMRIEEGIVKYQGEELVVGEEIIKSEIQEGTIS, from the coding sequence ATGATCCTCAAATATTCTGAAGATTCCCTTGACATTATTTTCGCCCTACAAATTCTCAAGCCCGACTTAATTTGTGAATCAACTAAATTAGATACAATAACTTATAAATTAGATACAATAACTACTAATAAATTAGATACAATAACTACTACTAAATTAGATAATATAACTAATATggatataataataaatacagTACTGGAGACACAGTCTTCATACAtgaaagatataaaaagaataagaAATACTCTTGAGTCTAAATTAGACAATGAGTTCTTGTCTCTCATTTCTCTCTACAATATTATCAAGGATCTTATAATAAGACCAAATCTGaagaatattaaatatatacaagAGATGATAGAGAAATACAAGatagaatatatattattcaATATTCTGAATATACAAGTAGGAGAAATTATGAGTATAGAAGAAGTAGAGGGGTCTAATAAACTCTACAAAGAGAGAGTCAGATTTCTAGAAGATGACAAGATTATAGTAAGCGGACTAAGAGATCAATATAAGAAAGAAGATCTCATTGGTAAGAAAGAAGATCTCATTGGTAAGAAAGAAGATTTCATTGGTAAGAAAGAAGATCTCATTGGTAAGAAGTGCTtatttattacaaatatcAAAAAGAGTAAAATAATGGGACATGAGTCACATGGGATGATCTTGTGTGGGAAAAACGAGGACACAGTGCGGGTACTCAGCGTAGAAGACGCAGTCCACTCGGGGACAAGAGTCAACTTAAAGAAGAATGAAATGTTTAAGAATATACCAGTGGGGATGATAGACTTAAAGAAGAAGttttataaagatttaatagaGAAGATGAGGATTGAGGAAGGAATAGTGAAATATCAAGGAGAAGAACTAGTAGTGGGGGAAGAAATAATCAAGAGTGAGATACAAGAAGGAACAATAagctaa
- a CDS encoding L-type lectin-like domain-containing protein, with protein MFSKTFLLLFIHLLSPSICSSYTETPSSSIKYIPNSSNDLVGVKGLKSSPDGLILRRSLDQGGIVYFLADNKYPEWSFSYTITDLNLHFPEEGGVYLWYTQDDQDFGDFRGGHNIFHGMMAGIEFKGLSPELVFAFNSGEDLKDTTSLYRDSFSPDRLKNVKDLTIKVIVTRNNFKIELYNDTKLIYDHMRIVSVQPHKLLGIDKRFSITSYYKYTSSEKAFKLIKAQLYSRQEHDDYDSDKINSESIKIPTPDEILHSDKEMRHFIANFQYFQEYIKSVLGDTDNPSIKYFSNKILEKVEGINKKLSEGISQHISERVNDMDIRLQSIQKNMTDLIHKFEQKEEKTSHVWIYLVLGSILLSILGFREYFKMTHNKSL; from the coding sequence ATGTTCTCAAAAACCTTCCTTCTTTTATTCATCCACCTCTTATCTCCATCCATTTGTTCCTCTTACACTGAAACACCTTCTTCTTCCATCAAATACATCCCAAATTCTTCTAATGATTTAGTAGGTGTCAAAGGTCTCAAATCCTCACCTGACGGTTTAATCCTCAGAAGATCTTTAGACCAAGGCGGCATCGTCTACTTCTTAGCTGACAATAAATACCCAGAATGGTCTTTCTCTTACACCATCACAGATCTAAATCTTCATTTCCCTGAAGAAGGTGGTGTCTACCTTTGGTACACACAAGATGACCAGGATTTCGGGGATTTCAGAGGCGGCCACAATATTTTCCACGGCATGATGGCTGGTATTGAGTTTAAAGGTCTTAGTCCCGAACTAGTTTTCGCTTTTAATTCTGGTgaagatttaaaagataCTACTAGTTTGTACAGAGACTCTTTTAGTCCTGATAGacttaaaaatgtaaaagaTCTTACAATTAAAGTTATCGtaacaagaaataatttcaaGATTGAGTTGTATAATGACACGAAGTTGATTTATGATCATATGAGGATAGTTAGTGTACAACCACATAAGTTATTAGGTATTGATAAAAGGTTTTCTATAACAAGTTATTATAAGTATACGTCATCAGAGAAAGCTTTTAAATTGATTAAAGCGCAATTATATTCCAGACAAGAACATGACGATTATGACtcagataaaataaattcagAAAGTATAAAGATACCCACTCCTGATGAAATTTTACACTCAGATAAAGAAATGAGACATTTTATTGCTAATTTCCAATATTTCCAGGAATATATTAAGTCTGTATTAGGAGATACAGATAATCCGAGTATAAAATACTTctctaataaaatattagagaAGGTAGAAGGAATTAATAAGAAGTTATCAGAAGGGATATCACAGCATATTAGTGAGAGAGTAAATGATATGGATATAAGATTACAGAGTATACAGAAGAATATGACAGATTTGATACACAAGTTTGAGCAGAAAGAAGAGAAGACGAGTCATGTGTGGATATATTTAGTATTAGGGAGTATTTTACTAAGTATACTAGGATTTAGAGAGTATTTTAAGATGACGCACAATAAAAgtctttaa